From the genome of Hyperolius riggenbachi isolate aHypRig1 chromosome 9, aHypRig1.pri, whole genome shotgun sequence, one region includes:
- the KLHL28 gene encoding kelch-like protein 28 yields the protein MDQSSQSYMLANITHLHSEQLLQGLNLLRQHHELCDIVLQVGDVKIHAHKVVLASISPYFKAMFTGNLSEKENSQVEFQCVDEAALQAIIEYAYTGTVFISQETVESLLPAANLLQIKLVLKECCAFLESQLDVGNCIGISRFAETYGCHELYLAANKFICQNFEDVCQTEEFFELTNSELLEIVSNDCLNVVNEESVFYALEAWIKYDVQERQKFLSQLLHCVRLPLLSVKFLTRLYEANHLIRDDHTCKHLLNEALKYHFMPEHRLSHQTVLKTQPRCAPKVLCAVGGKAGLFACLESMEMYFPQDDSWIGLAPLSCPRYEFGLCTLDQKVYVVGGIATHMRQGINYRKHESSVECWDPVTNTWTSLERMNECRSTLGAVVLAGELYALGGYDGQSCLQSVEKYIPKAKEWQPVAPMIKTRSCFAGAVLDGMIYAIGGYGPAHMNSVERYDPAKDSWEMVAPMSEKRINFGVSVMLGFIFVVGGHNGVFHLSSIERYDPHQNQWTVCRPMTEPRTGIGAAVIDNYLYVVGGHSGSSYLNTVQKYDPISDTWLDSAGMAYSRCNFGLTAL from the exons ATGGACCAGTCCTCTCAGTCCTACATGCTTGCCAACATAACCCACTTGCACTCAGAACAGCTTCTGCAGGGCCTGAACCTCCTCCGGCAGCACCACGAGCTCTGCGATATTGTCCTCCAGGTCGGCGATGTCAAAATCCACGCCCACAAAGTGGTGCTCGCCAGCATCAGCCCCTATTTTAAAGCCATGTTTACAGGAAACCTGTCGGAAAAAGAGAATTCGCAGGTGGAGTTCCAGTGCGTCGACGAGGCGGCTCTCCAGGCCATCATAGAATACGCCTACACGGGGACAGTCTTCATTTCCCAGGAAACGGTGGAATCTCTTCTTCCAGCTGCCAATCTGCTCCAGATCAAGCTCGTGCTGAAGGAATGCTGTGCGTTCCTGGAGAGCCAGCTCGATGTGGGGAACTGCATTGGCATTTCGCGCTTTGCAGAGACTTACGGCTGCCACGAACTCTACCTAGCCGCCAACAAGTTCATTTGCCAGAACTTTGAGGACGTGTGCCAGACGGAAGAGTTCTTTGAGCTGACGAATTCTGAGTTACTCGAGATCGTCTCCAATGACTGTTTGAATGTTGTCAATGAGGAGAGCGTGTTTTATGCACTTGAAGCCTGGATCAAGTACGACGTCCAGGAGAGGCAAAAGTTCCTCTCCCAGTTGTTGCACTGTGTCCGACTGCCTTTACTGAGTGTCAAATTTCTCACCAGGCTGTATGAAGCTAATCACCTTATACGCGATGACCACACCTGTAAACATTTACTCAACGAAGCTCTGAAATACCACTTTATGCCTGAACATAGACTCTCCCATCAGACGGTGCTAAAGACTCAGCCTCGCTGCGCTCCCAAAGTACTTTGCGCGGTGGGAGGGAAAGCTGGACTGTTTGCTTGTTTGGAGAG CATGGAGATGTATTTTCCCCAGGATGACTCATGGATAGGCCTGGCGCCCCTTTCATGCCCTCGCTATGAGTTTGGACTATGCACCCTGGACCAGAAGGTGTACGTTGTTGGGGGCATTGCCACGCACATGCGACAGGGAATCAACTACAGGAAGCACGAGAGCTCTGTGGAATGCTGGGACCCCGTCACCAACACGTGGACGTCACTGGAGAGGATGAACGAGTGCCGCAGCACTCTGGGGGCCGTCGTTTTAGCGGGAGAACTTTATGCTTTAGGTGGATATGACGGACAATCCTGCTTACAGTCGGTGGAAAAATATATACCGAAGGCTAAAGAGTGGCAGCCAGTGGCTCCCATGATAAAGACTAGGAGCTGCTTTGCTGGGGCTGTCCTGGACGGCATGATCTATGCCATTGGCGGTTACGGGCCGGCGCACATGAACAG TGTGGAACGCTACGATCCCGCAAAGGACTCCTGGGAAATGGTGGCACCGATGAGTGAAAAGAGGATTAACTTCGGCGTGAGCGTCATGCTGGGATTTATTTTTGTGGTCGGGGGACACAATGGGGTGTTCCACTTGTCGAGCATCGAGCGATACGACCCCCACCAAAACCAGTGGACTGTATGTAGACCCATGACGGAGCCCAGGACAG GCATTGGCGCAGCAGTGATTGACAACTACCTCTACGTGGTCGGTGGTCACTCAGGGTCATCCTATCTCAACACAGTGCAGAAATATGACCCCATCTCGGACACTTGGCTGGACTCCGCTGGCATGGCTTACTCTCGGTGTAACTTTGGTCTGACGGCCCTTTGA